DNA from Tachypleus tridentatus isolate NWPU-2018 chromosome 8, ASM421037v1, whole genome shotgun sequence:
TACGGCGGCGGAAGAAGAGGTGGAGGGTATGGCGGCTATGGTGGTGGAAGAGGTGGAGGCTATGGTCATGGTGGACTTTACGGTATCTTTTGCCACTATCCTTCGTACGCTTCTATTAGGACTTACGGTGGCTATGGAGGAGGTCATGGAGGGGGCTATGGAGGAGGCTATGGAGGGGGCTATGGAGGAGGTTATGGAGGGGGCTATGGAGGAGGTTATGGAGGAGGTCGAGGAAGAAGCCATGGAGGAGGATATGGAGGAGGTCGAGGAAGGAGCTATGGAGGAGGTTATGGAGGGGGCTATGGAATTACAATTCCTATTTTTACAGTGCTTGGGTATAGTTCACATCGTGGTGGTTATGGAGGGGGTGGTTACcactaaaatattcattattgcttttagtaacaatatatatacgtattattataatgtgaaatatataCGTAATTCATCTGTCATGTGTATTCTGTGAAATGGTAGTAAGTAACCCTaacctgtgtatatatatatatatgtatatgtacgtgCGTATTATACAATTTTCCACACTCGTAACTCCCTGGCTGGGCTAGgttgttgtataataaaaaacaaaaatattactttgttacatAGAGCCAAATGCTTATAACAAATCATTGTTTTAATGTAGTATCATTGTTGTTGTGTGAGATAAAAACTGTGGCGTTTGTTATAGCTGTTTAAAGTGTTCGTGGATGTATGTCTATAAATATATTCCGGGTATTCCAGCActtttaaataaacgtttattttattttgaaataagagAATTATGTGCTTTTATCCGATTGCTTTGCTACCACGCGCTTAAAACCTTAGGGTGTAAAATGTCATTGGTTGGCAAACCTTAGGGAGTAAAATGTCATTGGTTGACGTTTTAAATGGTTGGTAAAAACCACAAAATATCAAAGAAGAACTTACTAGAGAAACTTCTTTCAGTGACGTAACAGGTCCTGCATGACCTTTACGATTAGTCCTTTGTCTATCTCCTGCATTAGTGGTCAAAATACATCAAGAAATACACTAATAGAACATGGTTGAAACTGGACACCAGCTTCACAGTTACGTAGTATCTTGTCTGaagtcttataacactaaaaatgggGTTTCGATATCCCTGATGGGCAcactacagatagcccattatgtaattttgtgctAAAACTACGGATTGAACACCACATTTAGCGgcgttttatttgtttgtttaaaacactttttgAGGAAATCACGACATAGGTTCTTAAATGTTTGAACATAAGATTCatgacaaacatttgtttttcgtAGATATTTCTAAAGCACTCCAACACGGAACATGTTTCACCAACTTGTTTCTAGAACGTTTCGGTATGAAACATGCTAAAcgaacttctgtataaaacatttatagcTCCTCGCCTCAATTAACGTAGAGGTTCAAAAACACACCTGAAGGGGTGCATTCATtttaatatacactgttcttTAACTATGCGATTTACAAGATCGTATCGAGAACATTCTGATAATAAAAACACTAGTGCATTGTTAACCCGCGTAATAATGTGTAGTACAAAACACTAGTGCATTGTTAACCCGCGTAATAATGTGTAGTACAAAACACTAGTGCATTGTTAACCCGCGTAATAATGTGTAGTACAAAACACTAGTGCATTGTTAACCCGCGTAATAATGTGTAGTACAAAACATTAGTGCATTGTTAACCCGCGTAATATCGTGTAGTACAAAACACTAGTGCATTGTTAACCCGCGTAATAACGTATAGTACAAAACACTAGTGCATTGTTAACCCGCGTAATAATGTGTAGTACGAAACAGTAGTGCATTGTTAACCCGCGTAataacgtgtagtacaaaacagtAGTAGA
Protein-coding regions in this window:
- the LOC143224040 gene encoding uncharacterized protein LOC143224040; this encodes MKPQQAIKCLILLGAVSIVLGSGYGSYGGGRGGYGSYGGGYGGGRRGGGYGGYGGGRGGGYGHGGLYGIFCHYPSYASIRTYGGYGGGHGGGYGGGYGGGYGGGYGGGYGGGYGGGRGRSHGGGYGGGRGRSYGGGYGGGYGITIPIFTVLGYSSHRGGYGGGGYH